In a single window of the Coprothermobacter proteolyticus DSM 5265 genome:
- the grdB gene encoding glycine reductase complex selenoprotein B, translating into MLKVVHYINQFFGQIGGEDKADTPPLVKEGPVGPGLALQQALGDQGKVVATIICGDSYFNEHVDEALAEVLRMVEQYQPDLFVAGPAFFAGRYGIACATVCKAVQEKFGIPVVTGMYPENPGVDLCKKDVYVVKTGDSAAQMKDAITKMVKLALKMVNKEEIGTPEEEGYIPRGIRKNYFAQERGSKRAVDMLVKKLKGEPYTTELPMPEFDRVPPAPAVKDLSKALVALVTSGGIVPKGNPDHIESSSASKFGKYDLEGIQALSPETHQTAHGGYDPVYANEDPNRVLPVDVMRELEKEGKIGKLHRYYYATVGNGTPVAKAQQYGQAIAKELKDAGVQAVILTSTUGTCTRCGATMVKELERAGLPTVHICTIVPISKTVGANRIVPAVAIPHPLGNPELSKEDEKALRRKILEKALEALQTDIDTQTVFEWQ; encoded by the coding sequence ATGTTAAAAGTAGTACATTACATAAACCAGTTCTTTGGGCAAATAGGTGGCGAAGACAAGGCAGATACTCCACCTCTGGTTAAAGAAGGACCAGTAGGCCCAGGATTGGCTTTGCAGCAAGCACTGGGCGATCAGGGAAAGGTAGTTGCTACCATCATATGCGGAGACTCTTATTTCAACGAGCACGTGGACGAAGCCTTAGCAGAAGTCCTTCGTATGGTGGAACAGTATCAGCCTGACCTGTTTGTGGCTGGTCCTGCATTCTTTGCTGGGCGCTACGGAATCGCATGTGCCACAGTGTGTAAAGCTGTGCAGGAGAAGTTCGGCATTCCCGTGGTGACTGGAATGTATCCCGAGAACCCCGGTGTGGATTTATGCAAGAAAGACGTTTACGTGGTAAAGACCGGTGATTCAGCTGCGCAGATGAAAGATGCCATAACAAAGATGGTAAAGCTGGCTCTAAAAATGGTTAACAAAGAGGAAATTGGGACTCCCGAGGAAGAGGGCTACATTCCCAGGGGCATTAGGAAGAACTATTTTGCTCAGGAACGTGGTTCCAAGCGTGCAGTGGACATGCTTGTTAAGAAGCTTAAGGGAGAACCTTACACAACGGAACTGCCTATGCCGGAGTTCGATCGTGTACCACCAGCTCCTGCCGTGAAGGACTTGAGTAAAGCACTAGTGGCTTTAGTAACTTCTGGTGGTATTGTGCCTAAAGGTAATCCTGACCACATTGAGTCTTCCAGTGCAAGTAAGTTTGGGAAGTATGACTTGGAAGGCATTCAGGCACTTAGTCCGGAAACTCACCAGACAGCTCACGGTGGGTACGACCCTGTGTATGCCAACGAAGATCCCAACAGGGTATTGCCTGTGGATGTGATGAGAGAGCTGGAAAAGGAAGGGAAGATCGGCAAACTTCACAGGTACTACTACGCCACAGTAGGCAACGGTACCCCGGTTGCCAAGGCTCAGCAGTATGGTCAGGCCATTGCAAAGGAACTCAAAGATGCAGGAGTGCAGGCTGTCATACTCACCTCAACCTGAGGGACTTGTACTCGTTGCGGTGCAACGATGGTAAAAGAACTTGAGAGGGCAGGATTGCCCACGGTTCATATTTGTACCATTGTGCCAATTTCCAAGACCGTAGGAGCTAACAGAATAGTGCCTGCGGTGGCCATTCCTCACCCACTGGGGAACCCAGAGTTGTCCAAAGAAGACGAAAAAGCCTTAAGAAGGAAGATTCTCGAAAAGGCTTTGGAAGCGTTGCAGACAGATATTGATACCCAGACGGTTTTTGAGTGGCAGTAA
- the grdC gene encoding glycine/sarcosine/betaine reductase complex component C subunit beta encodes MKPVVKGTSFVLVHTPNIMTEAGTTFTLEKAENKNTEFLQRAPEFVRSYEQCVGYPPNQVFIGNMNPEELENIPQPWYEHLTEAKRFGKFGEIMPEDEFYGLMQIADVFDLVWLEESFAQQIKEKLSKHPLLDEKDLSKLKGKPLAEIEKHIEDEGIPLKLDGKVVGCVRKAHEMDETLAAHVMLENLATKASAILALKHLLRNTNMDPGAIEYIIECSEEACGDMNQRGGGNFAKAIGEIVGTVNATGSDVRGFCAGPAHAILHAASMVASGVFKNVAVVAGGATAKLGMNAKEHVKKGVPLLEDVLGGFAVLISENDGVSPEIRLDSIGVHTVGTGSSPQQVMGALTVKPLEKLGLNLQDVDKYAPEMQNPEVTEPAGAGDVPKSNYKMIAALAVKRGEITKENMDDFIRKHGMPGFAPTQGHIPSGVPIMGYAREKILEGKLSRVMVIGKGSLFLSRMTNQFDGVSFLIENNKGKEEEKLAEVKAGEEEQLRKLLADVLRDVANRLRNEEV; translated from the coding sequence ATGAAACCCGTAGTCAAGGGTACAAGTTTTGTGCTGGTACACACACCAAACATTATGACTGAAGCAGGAACCACATTCACGTTGGAGAAAGCGGAGAACAAGAACACCGAGTTTCTTCAAAGAGCCCCTGAGTTTGTACGAAGCTACGAACAGTGTGTAGGTTACCCACCGAACCAAGTTTTCATTGGAAACATGAATCCTGAAGAGCTTGAAAACATTCCTCAACCGTGGTACGAGCATTTGACAGAGGCAAAAAGATTTGGCAAGTTCGGAGAAATCATGCCCGAAGATGAGTTCTATGGGCTCATGCAAATAGCTGACGTTTTTGACTTGGTTTGGCTGGAGGAGTCCTTTGCGCAGCAGATTAAAGAAAAGCTCTCTAAACATCCCTTGCTGGACGAAAAAGACCTTAGTAAGCTCAAAGGAAAGCCCTTAGCTGAGATTGAGAAACACATAGAAGACGAAGGGATTCCGCTAAAGCTGGATGGAAAAGTGGTAGGGTGTGTAAGAAAGGCTCACGAAATGGATGAAACATTGGCAGCGCATGTCATGCTTGAGAACTTGGCAACTAAGGCATCTGCGATTCTGGCTTTGAAACATCTGCTAAGGAATACGAACATGGATCCGGGTGCTATTGAATACATCATTGAGTGCTCTGAAGAAGCTTGCGGCGATATGAACCAGAGAGGTGGAGGCAATTTTGCCAAAGCTATCGGTGAAATTGTGGGCACTGTGAATGCTACAGGTTCCGATGTACGGGGTTTCTGTGCAGGCCCAGCTCATGCCATCCTTCATGCAGCATCCATGGTGGCCTCAGGGGTATTTAAAAACGTGGCAGTGGTTGCAGGAGGCGCCACAGCGAAACTGGGTATGAACGCTAAGGAACATGTAAAGAAGGGTGTTCCACTGCTGGAGGATGTTTTGGGTGGATTTGCTGTGCTCATCTCAGAGAACGATGGTGTAAGCCCCGAGATACGTCTGGACAGCATTGGCGTCCATACTGTGGGTACGGGTTCGTCGCCACAGCAGGTCATGGGCGCATTAACGGTGAAACCATTGGAGAAGCTGGGACTGAATTTGCAGGATGTGGACAAGTACGCTCCTGAAATGCAGAACCCGGAGGTCACAGAGCCAGCTGGCGCTGGCGACGTTCCAAAGTCCAACTACAAAATGATTGCAGCACTGGCTGTGAAACGCGGCGAAATTACTAAAGAAAACATGGATGATTTCATAAGAAAGCACGGCATGCCCGGGTTTGCACCTACTCAGGGCCACATTCCTTCTGGTGTGCCTATCATGGGCTATGCTCGAGAAAAGATACTGGAAGGCAAGCTTTCTCGGGTCATGGTTATTGGGAAGGGGAGCTTGTTCCTTAGTCGCATGACAAACCAGTTCGATGGTGTTTCCTTCCTCATTGAGAACAACAAGGGCAAAGAGGAAGAGAAGCTCGCTGAAGTGAAAGCAGGTGAGGAGGAACAGCTACGTAAACTACTGGCAGATGTTCTCCGAGACGTGGCTAACCGTCTCAGGAACGAAGAGGTGTAA
- a CDS encoding DeoR/GlpR family DNA-binding transcription regulator, giving the protein MVLVGERRQKILEVVSSGKAVTVEELSRILDVSPSTVRRDLRFLESKGLLYRTHGGAMPPVLSSYEPSLVEKESSMVEEKEAIGKYAASLIEEGDTVVIDAGTTTIHIVRSLMVNKAKIVTNFLKAALEVPYKPDIEVLLTGGNLRFSTQALVGPVAENFLQHIRVDKAFIGTNGVTLEGFSTPNVLEAATKRAMVKCAEKVFVVSDSTKFGKESFVRFADIDEVDCIITDWHLADEEVKSYREAGLEVIRVKEGGTI; this is encoded by the coding sequence ATGGTGCTAGTGGGAGAGCGGAGGCAGAAAATTCTTGAGGTTGTAAGCAGCGGAAAGGCCGTCACTGTGGAGGAACTAAGCAGGATTTTAGATGTTTCCCCTTCTACTGTGAGAAGAGATTTGAGGTTCTTGGAGTCCAAGGGCCTGCTTTACAGAACACACGGCGGCGCTATGCCTCCTGTGTTATCAAGCTACGAGCCATCACTGGTTGAGAAGGAAAGCTCCATGGTGGAAGAAAAAGAGGCCATAGGCAAGTACGCAGCTTCTCTTATAGAGGAAGGGGACACAGTGGTCATTGATGCTGGTACAACCACTATACACATAGTAAGAAGTTTGATGGTTAACAAAGCCAAAATAGTTACCAATTTTCTTAAAGCAGCGCTGGAAGTCCCGTACAAACCTGACATAGAGGTTCTGTTAACTGGTGGAAACCTAAGGTTCAGCACACAAGCACTTGTGGGTCCCGTAGCAGAAAACTTCTTGCAGCACATAAGAGTTGATAAAGCCTTTATTGGAACTAATGGTGTTACCTTGGAAGGATTTTCTACTCCAAACGTGCTGGAGGCTGCCACTAAAAGAGCCATGGTCAAATGTGCAGAAAAAGTCTTTGTGGTGTCGGACAGCACTAAGTTTGGAAAGGAATCCTTTGTCCGTTTTGCGGACATCGACGAAGTGGACTGCATAATAACAGATTGGCATTTGGCTGATGAGGAGGTGAAAAGCTACCGAGAAGCTGGTTTGGAGGTAATTAGAGTAAAAGAAGGGGGAACCATATGA
- the grdA gene encoding glycine/sarcosine/betaine reductase complex selenoprotein A, whose protein sequence is MLEGKKVIIVGERDGVPGPAIEECIKTAGAEVVFSTTECSVUTAAGAMDLEVQGRIKEIAEKYGPENVVVILGNSDPDGASIFAETVTNGDPSFAGPLAGVALGLPVYHIIEPEIKQEIDPQVYEEQVGIVEMVLDVDAITNAVKSIREQYSKF, encoded by the coding sequence ATGTTAGAAGGAAAGAAAGTCATCATTGTAGGCGAAAGGGACGGCGTTCCGGGCCCCGCCATTGAAGAGTGCATTAAAACAGCAGGAGCAGAAGTAGTATTTTCTACTACAGAATGCTCTGTTTGAACAGCCGCAGGCGCAATGGACCTTGAGGTTCAAGGTCGTATAAAAGAAATAGCCGAGAAGTACGGACCTGAAAATGTTGTCGTGATCTTGGGCAACAGTGACCCAGATGGAGCATCCATTTTTGCTGAAACCGTTACCAACGGTGACCCCAGCTTTGCTGGTCCGCTAGCTGGTGTTGCTTTGGGACTCCCCGTTTACCACATTATTGAACCGGAGATCAAACAGGAAATAGATCCACAGGTTTATGAGGAGCAAGTAGGTATCGTAGAAATGGTTTTAGATGTGGACGCAATAACCAATGCGGTTAAGTCCATAAGGGAGCAGTACAGCAAATTCTAA
- the trxB gene encoding thioredoxin-disulfide reductase, whose amino-acid sequence MPDLYDCLIIGAGPAGLSAAIYAGRARLSTIVFEKKQVGGQAALTWGLENYPGSVEDPTGPKITARMREQAEYFGALIKHEEVKSVDLSGKVKKVVTNKGTYEGKTVILAPGASHIRLGIPGEEKFTGKGVSYCATCDADFFTDLDVVVIGGGDSGLQEGLYLTKYCNSVTIVEMLPELRASKILQERAANNPKVKILTHTAVESIEGEDLVEKVVLKDTQTGERTELQVQGVFVFAGMKPDTELFKGLVDMDEKGYIKTDEYMRTNVPGVFAAGDCRVKWLRQVVTAAADGAQAAVAAERYVDENFSD is encoded by the coding sequence ATGCCCGATTTGTACGATTGCTTAATCATTGGTGCAGGACCAGCGGGTTTGTCGGCTGCTATTTACGCCGGAAGAGCAAGGCTTAGCACCATAGTTTTTGAAAAAAAGCAAGTGGGGGGTCAAGCTGCACTTACTTGGGGTTTGGAGAACTATCCAGGTTCCGTAGAGGATCCCACAGGACCCAAGATTACCGCCAGAATGCGTGAGCAGGCTGAGTATTTTGGCGCTCTTATAAAACACGAAGAAGTGAAGTCTGTGGATCTGAGCGGGAAAGTGAAGAAAGTAGTTACCAACAAGGGTACGTATGAAGGGAAAACAGTCATTTTGGCTCCAGGAGCTTCCCACATCAGGCTGGGCATTCCTGGCGAAGAGAAGTTTACCGGCAAAGGTGTTTCCTACTGCGCCACTTGCGATGCCGATTTCTTCACCGATTTGGATGTTGTAGTCATCGGTGGAGGTGACTCTGGGTTGCAGGAGGGTTTGTATTTAACAAAGTACTGCAACAGCGTAACCATTGTGGAAATGCTCCCCGAGCTTAGGGCTTCAAAAATACTTCAAGAACGAGCTGCGAACAACCCTAAGGTAAAAATTCTCACCCACACAGCTGTGGAAAGCATTGAAGGAGAAGATCTCGTAGAAAAGGTTGTGCTTAAAGATACGCAGACCGGCGAAAGAACGGAGCTACAGGTTCAGGGTGTGTTTGTGTTTGCTGGCATGAAGCCCGACACGGAGCTTTTCAAGGGTTTGGTGGACATGGATGAAAAGGGCTACATAAAGACTGATGAGTACATGCGTACCAATGTACCAGGTGTTTTTGCTGCTGGTGATTGTAGGGTTAAATGGCTCAGACAGGTGGTAACAGCTGCTGCTGATGGTGCACAAGCCGCAGTGGCAGCAGAAAGATACGTGGACGAGAACTTCTCTGACTAA
- a CDS encoding PTS fructose transporter subunit IIC — MKMVAVTACPTGIAHTYMAAESLEKAARELGVEIKVETEGSVGAENALTPEDIASADVVIIAAATQVPKDRFAGKPILEVPIQDAIKNGKAVIERAMKLEKPAQMDYVQQVQKTKEEKSEARTGVYKHLMTGVSYMLPFVVAGGILIALSFAFGIHAADVEGSLAWALMKIGGGTAFALMVPVLAGYISYSIADRPGLAPGMIGGMLATSLGAGFLGGIVAGFLAGYITQWLKSVIKLPKSLQGLMPVLVLPLLSTAAVGLLMIYVIGTPVASLMNALTSWLTGMSEANAVVLGLILGLMMALDMGGPVNKAAYTFAVGLLGSQIYSPMAAVMAAGMTPPLALALATVLAKNKFTREEVEAGKVAWILGASFITEGAIPFAAADPLRVIPSIMVGSAVTGALSMAFGCQLMAPHGGVFVFFIPGVITNLPMYIVSILAGTVVSALLLVMLKPSVRPVQAAAQ, encoded by the coding sequence ATGAAGATGGTAGCTGTGACAGCTTGTCCAACTGGGATTGCCCATACGTACATGGCTGCAGAAAGTTTGGAAAAGGCTGCAAGGGAATTGGGTGTGGAAATAAAGGTTGAAACAGAGGGTTCTGTGGGTGCGGAAAATGCCTTAACCCCAGAAGATATCGCCAGCGCTGATGTGGTCATCATTGCTGCTGCCACGCAAGTACCTAAAGACAGATTTGCTGGAAAACCCATTTTAGAAGTGCCCATTCAAGATGCCATAAAAAATGGAAAGGCTGTTATTGAACGTGCCATGAAATTGGAAAAGCCAGCGCAAATGGATTACGTCCAGCAAGTTCAAAAAACGAAAGAGGAAAAATCAGAAGCCCGAACTGGTGTTTACAAACACCTCATGACGGGTGTGTCCTACATGCTTCCCTTTGTGGTAGCTGGTGGCATACTGATAGCCTTGTCCTTCGCTTTTGGCATACATGCTGCTGATGTGGAGGGTAGTTTGGCTTGGGCGCTTATGAAGATTGGTGGCGGTACTGCTTTTGCATTAATGGTCCCAGTGCTAGCAGGTTACATTTCTTATTCCATAGCTGATAGGCCGGGTCTGGCTCCTGGCATGATTGGCGGTATGCTTGCTACATCGCTAGGTGCTGGGTTCTTGGGCGGAATCGTAGCTGGCTTTTTGGCAGGCTATATAACACAGTGGCTAAAGAGTGTGATAAAACTTCCCAAGTCACTGCAAGGGTTAATGCCAGTGTTGGTGCTTCCACTACTTTCTACTGCGGCAGTGGGGTTGCTCATGATTTACGTCATTGGAACACCGGTTGCCAGCCTCATGAACGCACTAACGAGTTGGCTCACTGGCATGAGTGAAGCAAATGCCGTGGTCTTGGGCTTAATCCTTGGGCTAATGATGGCTTTGGATATGGGAGGTCCCGTGAATAAGGCAGCTTACACCTTTGCCGTGGGGCTGCTCGGTTCTCAGATCTATTCACCCATGGCTGCTGTGATGGCTGCTGGTATGACGCCGCCTCTAGCGTTGGCACTGGCCACTGTTTTGGCTAAGAACAAGTTCACGCGTGAAGAAGTAGAGGCAGGTAAGGTGGCTTGGATATTGGGTGCGAGTTTCATAACCGAAGGCGCTATTCCATTTGCCGCTGCGGATCCTTTGAGGGTTATCCCTTCCATAATGGTAGGCTCTGCTGTTACAGGTGCTCTGTCCATGGCTTTTGGTTGTCAGCTTATGGCACCTCACGGAGGGGTGTTTGTGTTCTTCATACCCGGTGTTATTACTAATTTGCCCATGTACATCGTTTCCATATTGGCTGGTACAGTTGTGTCAGCACTGCTCTTAGTGATGCTTAAACCCAGTGTGAGACCTGTACAAGCAGCTGCTCAGTAA
- the pfkB gene encoding 1-phosphofructokinase, with translation MNNGVATVTLNPAIDHTIYVNTFTPNTLNRAEAVEYHIGGKGINVSKVLSTLGQPSVALGFLGRNALYFEEELKAASIETDFVQVSGRTRTNIKVIDKSNLGCTEINEPGPYIDTASWEKLVKKVTSWAAKCEYVVIAGSLPPGVPHDSYKFLIQEAKKQGAKTVLDADGEALKRGLQAMPFMIKPNIHELEGLTGKQLSGSKQELLSVCRELLLAGISVVVVSMGSEGSIYASQEGIYRVYPLNLEVKNTVGAGDAMVAGLIHGMSKGLQAEKLAAFGAAVSACQIVDDFGRLEEFSKQIRVERWV, from the coding sequence ATGAACAATGGCGTGGCCACGGTAACCTTGAACCCTGCTATTGACCACACGATTTATGTAAATACGTTTACACCCAATACTCTAAACAGAGCGGAAGCAGTTGAGTACCACATTGGCGGCAAAGGCATAAATGTCTCCAAAGTACTTTCCACATTGGGGCAACCCAGCGTAGCTTTGGGTTTCTTAGGTAGGAATGCGCTGTATTTCGAAGAGGAACTAAAAGCAGCAAGTATTGAGACTGATTTTGTGCAAGTCTCTGGCAGAACCAGAACCAACATAAAAGTCATCGATAAGAGTAACTTAGGCTGTACGGAGATAAACGAGCCGGGACCATATATTGACACTGCTAGTTGGGAAAAGCTAGTAAAGAAAGTTACTTCGTGGGCAGCGAAGTGCGAGTACGTAGTTATTGCAGGTAGTCTGCCACCAGGTGTGCCCCATGACAGCTACAAGTTTCTTATTCAAGAGGCAAAAAAACAAGGGGCAAAAACAGTTCTGGATGCAGATGGAGAAGCCCTGAAGAGAGGTTTACAGGCTATGCCTTTCATGATTAAACCCAACATCCATGAGCTTGAGGGGTTGACTGGTAAGCAATTATCTGGAAGCAAACAAGAATTGCTAAGTGTTTGCCGCGAACTACTTTTAGCTGGTATATCAGTGGTGGTTGTGTCCATGGGAAGTGAAGGTAGCATTTACGCTTCTCAGGAAGGCATTTATAGGGTTTACCCGCTCAATCTGGAGGTTAAAAACACCGTGGGTGCAGGAGATGCCATGGTAGCTGGTTTGATCCATGGTATGAGCAAAGGATTGCAGGCGGAGAAGTTGGCAGCTTTTGGGGCTGCCGTTTCAGCCTGTCAAATTGTGGATGACTTTGGCAGACTGGAGGAGTTTTCGAAACAAATAAGAGTGGAGAGGTGGGTGTGA
- a CDS encoding PTS sugar transporter subunit IIA — MDISEVLKPELMKFDMEAREKRQAILELAQLMWEHGYVEDLQGLVDATMAREAEYSTGIGMGVGIPHAKSPLVKQPVVAFGKSSKGIEFDSFDGEPVYLVFLIAVPEKSDKEHLNILSMLSRALMHEEVREALMGASTPEEVVNAFQINDD; from the coding sequence GTGGACATTTCAGAGGTACTAAAACCAGAACTCATGAAGTTCGACATGGAGGCGCGTGAAAAGAGGCAAGCCATTTTGGAACTTGCTCAGCTGATGTGGGAACACGGTTATGTTGAGGATTTGCAGGGTTTGGTTGATGCCACCATGGCAAGAGAGGCAGAGTACTCCACGGGTATTGGTATGGGTGTGGGCATACCTCACGCCAAAAGCCCTCTGGTGAAGCAGCCTGTAGTGGCTTTTGGTAAATCCAGCAAGGGCATCGAGTTTGACTCTTTCGATGGGGAGCCGGTCTACCTTGTCTTTCTCATTGCCGTACCTGAGAAGTCTGATAAAGAGCATTTGAACATTCTCAGCATGTTGTCCAGAGCGTTAATGCATGAGGAGGTGAGAGAAGCTCTGATGGGAGCTTCCACGCCAGAGGAGGTGGTCAATGCGTTTCAGATCAACGACGACTGA
- a CDS encoding glycine/sarcosine/betaine reductase component B subunit, protein MKLELGNIFIKDVIFSNETKVVDGVLHVNKEAIIEALMQDPRLAKVDIDLAKPGEEVRIIPVKDVIEPRVKVSGPGGVFPGFISKVSTVGSGRTHVLKNTAVVTTGTIVGFQEGIIDMSGEGAKYTPFSKTLNIVVVCEPVEGLPKHEHEEVVRLAGLRAAALIGEAGRNVEPDEVKVYETLPLFESVKKYPDLPRVGYVYQLQSQGLLHDTYVYGVDAKRILPTFMYPTEPMDGAIVSGNCVSACDKNPTYVHQNNPIIEDLYERHGKDYNFVGVIITNENVTLADKERSSDYTAKLVEYLGLDAVIINEEGFGNPDTDLIMNCKKISEKGIKTVLVTDEYAGRDGQSQSLADVDKTADAVVSVGNANEIVHLPPMKKVIGDPKAANVIAGGFEGALAPDGSITVELQAITASTSEVGFGTLAAKGY, encoded by the coding sequence GTGAAACTGGAACTCGGTAACATCTTCATCAAAGATGTGATTTTTTCCAACGAAACCAAAGTGGTCGATGGTGTGCTCCATGTTAACAAGGAAGCCATTATTGAAGCCCTCATGCAGGATCCTCGCTTAGCCAAGGTGGACATTGATTTGGCTAAACCTGGTGAGGAGGTCAGGATCATCCCGGTAAAAGACGTTATTGAACCTCGTGTCAAAGTCAGTGGACCGGGTGGTGTGTTCCCGGGGTTCATCAGTAAGGTTAGCACTGTTGGCAGTGGGCGCACTCACGTGCTGAAGAACACAGCCGTGGTTACTACTGGAACCATTGTGGGCTTCCAGGAAGGCATCATCGATATGTCGGGAGAAGGAGCCAAATACACTCCTTTTTCCAAGACGTTGAACATTGTTGTGGTGTGCGAACCCGTGGAGGGGCTGCCAAAGCATGAGCACGAAGAAGTAGTGAGGCTGGCAGGACTTAGAGCTGCAGCCCTGATCGGAGAAGCCGGGAGAAATGTGGAACCTGATGAAGTTAAGGTTTATGAGACACTACCTTTGTTTGAAAGTGTAAAGAAGTATCCTGATCTGCCCAGAGTAGGGTATGTATATCAATTGCAGAGCCAAGGCCTGCTCCATGATACATACGTGTACGGTGTGGATGCGAAGAGGATTCTTCCCACGTTTATGTATCCCACAGAGCCCATGGATGGTGCCATTGTTAGTGGTAACTGTGTTTCTGCTTGTGACAAGAATCCAACGTATGTGCACCAGAACAATCCCATCATTGAAGATTTGTATGAGCGCCACGGTAAGGACTACAACTTTGTTGGCGTCATCATTACTAACGAAAACGTCACGTTAGCTGATAAGGAGCGTTCTTCTGACTACACAGCAAAACTAGTGGAGTACTTGGGTCTGGATGCAGTAATCATTAATGAGGAAGGTTTTGGAAATCCTGATACGGACCTCATCATGAACTGCAAGAAGATTTCCGAAAAAGGGATAAAGACGGTGCTTGTCACCGACGAATACGCAGGCCGAGACGGGCAGTCGCAGTCTTTGGCCGACGTGGACAAAACCGCTGATGCGGTGGTATCCGTGGGTAACGCAAACGAAATCGTTCACTTGCCACCTATGAAGAAAGTCATAGGCGATCCTAAGGCTGCCAATGTCATCGCGGGCGGTTTCGAAGGAGCTCTGGCTCCTGACGGCAGCATAACAGTGGAGCTTCAAGCCATAACAGCCTCTACTTCAGAAGTAGGATTTGGCACATTGGCAGCAAAAGGGTACTAG
- the trxA gene encoding thioredoxin TrxA, whose amino-acid sequence MVEVTAQNFEQEVKSETDKLVLVDFWSEKCEKCMALMPEVEELEKKYADKVKFAKVDAAKDRRFCWSLKVMSLPTFQLYKNGEKVDEITQDVTVDKIEEMINKYL is encoded by the coding sequence ATGGTTGAGGTAACAGCTCAAAATTTCGAACAGGAAGTAAAAAGTGAAACCGACAAATTGGTGTTGGTGGACTTTTGGAGTGAGAAGTGCGAGAAGTGCATGGCTCTTATGCCCGAGGTAGAGGAACTGGAGAAGAAATACGCAGATAAAGTGAAGTTTGCAAAGGTCGATGCTGCTAAAGACAGGCGCTTCTGCTGGAGTTTAAAGGTGATGAGCTTGCCCACATTCCAGCTGTACAAAAATGGCGAAAAGGTGGACGAGATTACACAGGATGTAACCGTTGATAAAATCGAGGAAATGATTAACAAGTACTTGTAA